Below is a window of Candidatus Gorgyraea atricola DNA.
TTTCAATAGTTAATAAGAGAGGGGGTGTTAGTTATGCCAGCAGGAGATAGAACAGGTCCTTTAGGACAAGGTCCAAAAACAGGAAGAGCTGCAGGGCATTGTGCTGGTTATTCCGTCCCAGGCTACATGAATCCAAGAGGTGGAGGCCTGTTTGGATTTGGCCGAAGATGGGGTAGAGGTCGTGAGTATGGTGGAGGTAGAGGCTTTGGCAGTGGCTGGCGAGGAGCATATCCTTATGTTTATGGTACACCGTATTATGGCCCAGCATATGATCCTGAACCTACAGCTAAAGAGGAGATGGGTATATTAAAGGAAGAGTCAGAGTTGTTGAAACAGCAGTTACAGGATGTCCAGGATCGTATCAATACCCTTGAGTCAGCAGGAAAACAGAAATAACGTTTTTGATTCTCGGCCCGGGCATTGTTTTTGGTTAGTCCGAGCCGAGAACAAACATTTAGGAGGAAAGCTTATGAGAATAGCAATATCTACAGATGGAGGTTTTGTTTCAGCTCATTTTGGAAGATGTCCGGAATTTACAATAGTGGACATAGAGGGCAGTGAGCTGA
It encodes the following:
- a CDS encoding DUF5320 domain-containing protein: MPAGDRTGPLGQGPKTGRAAGHCAGYSVPGYMNPRGGGLFGFGRRWGRGREYGGGRGFGSGWRGAYPYVYGTPYYGPAYDPEPTAKEEMGILKEESELLKQQLQDVQDRINTLESAGKQK